The proteins below are encoded in one region of Festucalex cinctus isolate MCC-2025b chromosome 2, RoL_Fcin_1.0, whole genome shotgun sequence:
- the fitm2 gene encoding acyl-coenzyme A diphosphatase FITM2 translates to MAAVDVVVCNLVTLWRIPAVRHKFPWMFLLISVVGSFLKDFQLVPQTYFSSSRNFLNVYFVKVSWGWTVLLLTPFILLSNAAFSRNAIFLGRRLLSLAVATAVWYACTETFFYIEDVTGACFQTDSMDVPSGQFASKAECRRAGFHWHGYDISGHAFILTYSALFIVEETAPMASLKTEGMSTLPRLVLNLLYVALNLIVIIWVWMFICTSVYFHDVSHKLLGTASGLLAWYLTYRLWYLKPWSPGLPPKRQLKEQKQHT, encoded by the exons GTGTGTAACTTGGTGACTCTGTGGAGGATACCAGCCGTCAGGCACAAATTCCCGTGGATGTTTTTGCTCATTTCAGTCGTGGGCTCCTTTCTCAAAGACTTCCAGCTCGTGCCACAGACTTATTTCAGCAGCAGCAGAAATTTCCTCAACGT GTATTTCGTCAAGGTGTCGTGGGGTTGGACGGTGCTGCTGCTGACTCCCTTCATCCTCCTCTCCAACGCGGCCTTCAGCAGGAACGCCATCTTCCTGGGCAGACGGCTCCTCTCCCTGGCAGTGGCCACGGCCGTGTGGTACGCCTGCACCGAGACCTTCTTCTACATCGAGGACGTGACCGGCGCCTGTTTCCAAACCGACTCCATGGACGTGCCGAGCGGCCAGTTTGCGTCCAAAGCCGAGTGCAGGCGCGCCGGCTTCCACTGGCACGGCTACGACATCTCGGGGCACGCCTTCATCCTGACCTACTCTGCGCTGTTCATCGTGGAGGAAACGGCGCCCATGGCCTCGCTGAAGACGGAGGGTATGTCCACGCTACCGAGGTTGGTCCTCAACCTTCTGTACGTGGCGCTTAACCTCATAGTCATCATCTGGGTGTGGATGTTCATCTGCACCTCGGTTTACTTCCACGACGTGTCTCACAAGTTGCTGGGCACGGCGAGCGGGCTGCTGGCGTGGTACTTGACCTATCGCCTTTGGTATCTTAAACCGTGGTCACCGGGACTCCCGCCGAAGCGGCAGCTCAAAGAACAGAAGCAGCACACCTAG